The segment CGCTATTCACTTGTCAATGAACCACCGCCGCCTTTTCGCGGCGCGACGCGTTATATGCGTCCGATTCCCGCCCTTGTCAAGGGGCCTTGCGAAAATTTTTTCACTTGCCCCGGTTCTCGGCGCGGAGTGCTAAAATAGGTTCGCACACCCTCCCTGTCAAGGGAATTTTTCAAGCTTTTTTCAACGACCCGCAAATCGGCGGCTGGCGGGAGCTTGTGGGCCTGTGAGGCACGCGGGCGGTATCCCGGCTTGCAGCCGGGGCCGAAAAAGGACTATCCTTCAGGAAACGCCACAGGAGGCCCCCATGCCCAAAATGCGCAGCTCCAAGCAGCAGCTCAAACGCATCCTTCAGGAGCCGGACTGGCAGGCGCACCTTGAGGAAATCGCCGCGGGCGGCATGACCAGCGTGGGACCGCTCTTTTCCTTCCTGTTGCTCGGGCCGCTCACCATGCACCGCGCGGCCGTGGCCCTGGGCGCCACGGTGGCTGAGCTAGCCCGCACCGAGCCCGAAACGGCGCGCAATGTCATCCGGCGCTTCATGTGGCACATGAACGAGGACTCCGGCAATATCGGCTGGGGCATCCCCGACGCCTTCGCGGAGTGCCTCGCCGCCAGCGAGCCGCTTGCCGAGACCTATCACCGCATCCTCATCTCCTATATCATGGATCTGGGGCACGCCGACAATTATTGCGACAATGACATCCTCCGCCGCTCCTGCTACTGGGCGGTGGGGCGCCTTGCCGAGGCGCGCCCTGAAATGTGCGCCGGGGCGCGGCCGTGGCTCGTCAAGGGACTTGCCGATGTGGACAGCATCTGCCGGGGCATGGCGGCATGGGCGCTCTCAAAGCTGCCGCAGGACATGATGGACGCCCCGGCCCTGCGCCGGCTCGCCGAAGCGGGCGATGAGGATGTCTGCGAAATCTACGAGGCCGACAGAATCCGCGAGGCGCGCGTGAGCGAGCTTGCCCGCGCGGCGCTGGCGCGCGACGAGGTGAATAGGATTTGTAACTAAGAAAGCAACAATAAAAAAGGGCTATCCTCACTACGATAGCCCTTTTTTATTCTATTATTTTCTCATTTTCTAAACCTCATAATTAGCCCCATTGCCATTTCTTTTTTTCATCTACCTTGCCTCCAAGGTATTTTTCGTGAAGACGGATAAATTCACGCAGCCTCTTGCTGCTATCAAGACCCGACCAAGCTTGTATAGGATTTCCCTTTAGGATTTGTTCCTCTCGAACACCCCTACCACGTGTCTTTTCTAACGCATCATAAAGAGTTGAAAAACCCATTCCAGAACGTAAAATACTTTTTACTTGTTTAAGAAACATATAGCGTATTATACTTGGTTGTTCATATACCTTATATGCTGAACCTATATCAGTATAGTTCCATGTATTTATTATATTGACAACATAAGAAACCTTATTTTGATTGGTAATGTCTATACCCAAGACTTCACCATCAGCGGGTGAAAATATAGGTGAATAAATTTCTTTTTGACTCATTGGATTGGATCTCCCTCTGATTAAATAATTGGAAATTCTCAGACTGCGGCATCCAGCAGAAGGTTGTCGCGGTGGATCACGTCGGGGTAGTGCGCGTCGCCGAGGATGGCCGCCACTTCGTGCCGCTTGAGGCCCATGATCTTGCGCAGGTCGGCCGCGCTGTAGTTGGTGAGGCCCACGCCGAGCGGGCGGCCCGCATGCTCCACGCGCACGAGCGCTCCCTTCTGGAAGCTGCCGGAAACCTCGCGCACGCCCCCGGGCAGGAGGCTGCCGCCCTCGCGCATGAGGGCCGCGGCCGCGCCGGCATCCACCGTGACGCTGCCCGCCGGGTCGGACTGGTAGGCCAGCCAGAACTTGCGCCGCGGGATGGCGTGGCGCGCCGGGTCCACCCAGGTTCCCGCCGGGGCTTCCGCTCCTTCTTCACCACCAAGGCCGAAAGCCCGCGTCAGGGCGCCCGGCTCGCGCCCGCGCAGGATGAGCGTGGGCACGCCGAGCTGCGCGGCCCGGCGCGCGGCCATGAGCTTGGAGCGCATGCCGCCGGTGCCCACGGCCGTCTTGGCCCCGCAGAGGCGCCCGAGGTCGAGGCGCGCCACATCCTCGATGCGGGCGAGCACCGGCGCCCCGGGGTCGGCATGCGGGTCGCGCGCGCAGACGCCTCGCGCGGAAGTGAGGTTGATGAACAGGTCCGCGCCCACGAGGTTCACAAGCAGGCTGGCGAGGCAGTCATTGTCGCCGAACTTGAGCTCGGCGACCGAGACGGTGTCGTTTTCATTGACGATGGGCAGCACGCCCCAGCGCAAAAGCTCGGCGAAGGTGTTGCGGGCGTTGAGGAAGCGGCTGCGGGAGCGCAAATCGTCCCGCGTGAGCAGCACCTGCGCGGTGGCGACACCGTGCGGCCGGAAGGCCCTGTCCCAGGCGCGCATGAGCAGCCCCTGCCCCACGGCGGCGGCCGCCTGGCGCACCGCGAGGTCGCGGCCCCGGGCGTCGATGCCCTGGCTTGCAAGGGCCGCGCGCCCGGCGGCCACGGCGCCCGAGGAGACGAGGACGATGCGGCGGCCGCCGGCATCACCCGCGCCGGGCGCCCGCAAGGCCGCCATCTGGCCGGCGAGGGAATCCAGCACTTCAAGGGCCAGCCCGTCCGCGTCCGTGAGGACGGCGCTCCCCACCTTGATGACGATGCAGCGCGCCCGGCCGAGCAGCCGGCGCCGCTCCCCGGCCCAGTCCGCGTCCACGCTGGCCGCGGCCTCGTCATTCATTGGTGTACTCGACCTCGATCTCGGGAAATTCCTCGTCCTCGGCCGGCGGCTCGGTGTGGAAATGCACCAGCGGCTCGTGGCGCGCCAGCTCGTCCTTGAGGCGCCAGAGCTCCTCCACCAGCGGCTCGAGGCCGATGCGCTCCTTGGCGGAGATGAAGTAGATGCGGCGCTCGTCCTTGGCGGCGCGGGCCATGAGGGCCTGCAGGCGCTCCTCGGAGACGAGGTCGATCTTGTTGATGACCTCGATCTGCCGTCGCTCGGCGAGCTCGGGGTCAAAACGGCGCAGTTCCTCATTGACGAGCTCGAAGCCGGCCCAGGGGTCGGCATCATCCACGTCCTCGATGCTCAGCATGTGCACGAGGAAGCGCGTGCGCTCCACATGCCTGAGGAAGCGGTGCCCGAGGCCCAGGCCCGCGTGCGCGCCCTCGATGAGGCCGGGGATGTCGGCGATGATCATGCGCTTTTCCGGGTCCACCTCGTCGATCATCACGCCGAGGTTGGGCGTGATGGTGGTGAAGGGATAGTCGGCGATTTTCGGGCGCGCGGCCGAGACCCGGGAAATGAAGGTGGACTTGCCGGCATTGGGGAGCCCGATGAGGCCCACGTCCGCCAGGATCTTGAGCTCGAGGCGCAGGGTCACTTCCTCGCCGGGCTCGCCGGGCTGGGCGAAGCGCGGCGCGCGCATGGTGGCCGACTTGAAGTGCTCGTTGCCCTTGCCGCCGCGGCCGCCCCGCGCCACGAGCACGAGGCTTTCGGGCTCGCTCAGGTCCGCGAGGAGGCGTTCGCCGCCGTCCTCGGCGATCGCTTCGTCCGCCTCCACGTCGGGGGCGTCGCCACGGCGCACGCTCTCGGCGAAGACGAGCGTGCCCACGGGCAGCCCGAGCACGAGATCCGCGCCCTTCTTGCCGTCGCACTGGCCGCCGCGGCCGGGCTGCCCGTTCTGCGCCTCATAGACGCGCTTGAGCCGGAAATCGTAGAGGGAGAGCAGGCGGCTGTCCGCCCGGAGATAGACCGAACCGCCGTTGCCGCCGTCGCCGCCGTCCGGGCCGCCCTTGGGCACGAATTTCTCGCGCCGGAAGGACATGCAGCCCCTGCCGCCCTTGCCCGCCTTGACGAGGATCCTCGCTTCATCCACAAAACGCATGGCATGCCTCGCAGAGGGGACGCCCGCGGCACCGTGCCGAGGGCAAGCCCCGAATGTCGCCTCACTATGCCCGCAAACACGCGAAAAGGGAAGGCCCGCCCTTGGGCGGCGCCTTCCCCGAAAACCCGGTATCTGCCTTGCGGCTTTTGGTGCAGCTAGGCCGCGGCCTCGTCCACATGCACCCGCGTGTGGACGCGGCGCTTGCGGGTGAACTTTTCAAAGCGCACCACGCCGTCCACCTTGGCGAACAGCGTATAGTCGCGCCCCATGCCCACATTGAGGCCGGGATAGACGACCGTGCCCAGCTGACGAACGATGATGTTGCCGGCAAGCACAGGCTGGCCGCCATAGCGCTTGATGCCCCGACGCTGCCCCGGACTGTCGCGGCCGTTGCGTGACGAACCGCCCGCTTTCTTGTGAGCCATGATGCCTCCCCGGCCGCTTCACCGGCACGGCGCCCGCCTCGGCGGCTGGCGCGCCGGAACGACGGCCTAGCTGTTGATGCTTTTGATGCGAAGGGCGGTGCAATCCTGCCGGTGGCCGTGCAGGGACTTGGAATCCTTGCGGCGGCGGCGCTTGAACACCAGCACCTTGGGGCCGCGGCCCTGGGCCACCACTTCGGCCTTGACGGAGGCGCCCTCAAGGTAGGGCGTGCCCACCTTGCAGCCGTCGCCGCCAATGAGCAGGACCTTGTCCAGAACGACCTCGGCGCCCGGTTCCACGGCGAGCTTTTCCACGAGGATGCGGGTGCCTTCCTCGACCTGATACTGCTTTCCGCCGGTTTCGACAATCGCGTACATCTCAAACCTCCAAAAAGAGAAAGGCATACTTGCCCCAAGCGGCGGGAAATGTCAAGCGCCCGGGCCGCGTCAGCTCCGCGGGGCGGCCACGAGGCCGGCCAGCGCCTCGAGGGCCGCGTCGTCCGTATATTCAAAGCGCAGCGGCGTCAGCGTGACATGCCCCTCGGCGAGCAGCGCCTTGTCCGTGCCCGGGCGCACGGTCTCCGGGGGCACATCGCCGGTGAGCCACCAGTAGGGCTCGCCGCGCGGGTCTTCGCGGCGGTCGTAGATATTGCGCCACACGGCGTCGGACTGCGGGCAGACGCGCACTTCCCCTTCAGGGAGCCCGCCCGCGGGATAGTTGAGGTTGAGGACGCGCCGCGCGGGAATCTTCTCCCAGTCGATGCGCTCGGCGAGCGCGACCGCGTGGCGCGCATGGGCCGTCAAATCCTGCCCCCCCGAGTGGTCGGCGTGGGAGATGGCCATGCTGGCGACGCCGTCGTGCGCGCCCTCGGCCGCGGCGCCCACCGTGCCGGAATAAAAGATGTCCGGCCCCACATTGGGGCCGAGATTGATGCCCGCCATGACGAGATCGGGCCGGCGCGGCGAGAGCGCGCCCAGGCCCAGCTTGACGCAGTCCGTGGGCGTCCCGTGGACGCCGATGCCGGAAAAGCCCGGCTCGTCAATCCGGCGCGTGCGCAAGGGCTCGAACACGGTGAGCGAGTGGCCCACGCCGGACTGCTGCCGCAGAGGCGCCACGGCCGTGACCGTGTGGCCGGCCTCCGTGAGGGCGGCGTAAAGGGCGCGCAGCCCCGGCGCCAGGATGCCGTCGTCATTGGTCAGGAGAACGTGCATTTGACAATACCTCGGAAAGAAGGGAATCTCGGGCAAGGGCGCCCACGCGCGGTCGGGCGGAGACTATCTATATGGAAAAAGGCGATTTCGTCAAAGACATTGTGCCCAACGCCGAGGCCTCCGGCATCTTCGCCGTTGCCGAGGCGAGCCTTGCGCAGTCGCGCAACGGCCCCTACTGGCGCCTGGTGCTGGCCGACGCGAGCGGCAGCATCGAGGCCAAGATCTGGAGCCCGCTCAGCGGCGAATTCAGCGAGAT is part of the Desulfovibrio sp. ZJ209 genome and harbors:
- a CDS encoding DVU0298 family protein; the encoded protein is MPKMRSSKQQLKRILQEPDWQAHLEEIAAGGMTSVGPLFSFLLLGPLTMHRAAVALGATVAELARTEPETARNVIRRFMWHMNEDSGNIGWGIPDAFAECLAASEPLAETYHRILISYIMDLGHADNYCDNDILRRSCYWAVGRLAEARPEMCAGARPWLVKGLADVDSICRGMAAWALSKLPQDMMDAPALRRLAEAGDEDVCEIYEADRIREARVSELARAALARDEVNRICN
- the proB gene encoding glutamate 5-kinase, which translates into the protein MNDEAAASVDADWAGERRRLLGRARCIVIKVGSAVLTDADGLALEVLDSLAGQMAALRAPGAGDAGGRRIVLVSSGAVAAGRAALASQGIDARGRDLAVRQAAAAVGQGLLMRAWDRAFRPHGVATAQVLLTRDDLRSRSRFLNARNTFAELLRWGVLPIVNENDTVSVAELKFGDNDCLASLLVNLVGADLFINLTSARGVCARDPHADPGAPVLARIEDVARLDLGRLCGAKTAVGTGGMRSKLMAARRAAQLGVPTLILRGREPGALTRAFGLGGEEGAEAPAGTWVDPARHAIPRRKFWLAYQSDPAGSVTVDAGAAAALMREGGSLLPGGVREVSGSFQKGALVRVEHAGRPLGVGLTNYSAADLRKIMGLKRHEVAAILGDAHYPDVIHRDNLLLDAAV
- the obgE gene encoding GTPase ObgE; translated protein: MRFVDEARILVKAGKGGRGCMSFRREKFVPKGGPDGGDGGNGGSVYLRADSRLLSLYDFRLKRVYEAQNGQPGRGGQCDGKKGADLVLGLPVGTLVFAESVRRGDAPDVEADEAIAEDGGERLLADLSEPESLVLVARGGRGGKGNEHFKSATMRAPRFAQPGEPGEEVTLRLELKILADVGLIGLPNAGKSTFISRVSAARPKIADYPFTTITPNLGVMIDEVDPEKRMIIADIPGLIEGAHAGLGLGHRFLRHVERTRFLVHMLSIEDVDDADPWAGFELVNEELRRFDPELAERRQIEVINKIDLVSEERLQALMARAAKDERRIYFISAKERIGLEPLVEELWRLKDELARHEPLVHFHTEPPAEDEEFPEIEVEYTNE
- the rpmA gene encoding 50S ribosomal protein L27 gives rise to the protein MAHKKAGGSSRNGRDSPGQRRGIKRYGGQPVLAGNIIVRQLGTVVYPGLNVGMGRDYTLFAKVDGVVRFEKFTRKRRVHTRVHVDEAAA
- the rplU gene encoding 50S ribosomal protein L21; the protein is MYAIVETGGKQYQVEEGTRILVEKLAVEPGAEVVLDKVLLIGGDGCKVGTPYLEGASVKAEVVAQGRGPKVLVFKRRRRKDSKSLHGHRQDCTALRIKSINS
- the surE gene encoding 5'/3'-nucleotidase SurE, translating into MHVLLTNDDGILAPGLRALYAALTEAGHTVTAVAPLRQQSGVGHSLTVFEPLRTRRIDEPGFSGIGVHGTPTDCVKLGLGALSPRRPDLVMAGINLGPNVGPDIFYSGTVGAAAEGAHDGVASMAISHADHSGGQDLTAHARHAVALAERIDWEKIPARRVLNLNYPAGGLPEGEVRVCPQSDAVWRNIYDRREDPRGEPYWWLTGDVPPETVRPGTDKALLAEGHVTLTPLRFEYTDDAALEALAGLVAAPRS